In Leishmania braziliensis MHOM/BR/75/M2904 complete genome, chromosome 29, a genomic segment contains:
- the VPS4 gene encoding vacuolar protein sorting-associated protein 4, with the protein MSVDFTAKAVELFKKAAALDENKEYEQAYRWYMETIDVFLTAIKYENKNPTKREYMRSKVSDIIARAEKIKEFLDRSKDGDANAQGGSGSTAQKTASASKKAKEDDEDKQRMRNNLGGAILKVKPNVHWSQIAGLEAAKQALKESVILPMKFPQLFTGKRKPWRGILLYGPPGTGKSYLAKAVATEADGTFLSVSSSDLLSRWLGDSEKLVRNLFELAREAYKAEGKPSIIFVDEIDSLVSARSDSENDASRRVKTEFLVQMQSVGYDDEGVLVLAATNIPWSLDSAIRRRFERRIYIPLPEFQARVQMFKIHIGDTPNTLDDEDWLDLGRRTDMYSGSDIENLVRNALMECIRTLQVATHFKRVVGPDPHDPTHTVNNRLVPCSPGDPDAFPMSAVEITEPELLMPMPVTKEDFIKALRTSKPSVNDEDIERHIKFTADFGQEG; encoded by the coding sequence ATGTCCGTCGACTTCACCGCTAAAGCCGTCGAGCTCTTCAAGAAGGCTGCGGCGCTGGATGAAAACAAGGAGTACGAGCAGGCGTACCGGTGGTACATGGAGACAATTGACGTATTTCTGACAGCCATCAAATATGAGAACAAGAACCCCACAAAACGTGAGTATATGCGGAGTAAGGTGTCCGACATCATTGCCCGCGCCGAGAAGATCAAGGAGTTCCTCGACCGCTCCAAAGACGGAGACGCCAACGCTCAGGGCGGCTCCGGCTCCACCGCACAGAAGACCGCATCGGCCAGTAAGAAGGCCAaggaggatgacgaggacaAGCAGCGCATGCGCAACAACCTCGGTGGTGCCATTCTCAAGGTGAAACCCAACGTGCACTGGAGCCAGATTGCCGGCCTCGAGGCGGCCAAGCAGGCCCTGAAGGAGTCCGTCATTCTGCCAATGAAGTTTCCCCAGCTCTTCACCGGCAAGCGCAAGCCGTGGCGCGGCATCTTGCTCTACGGCCCCCCGGGTACGGGTAAGTCTTACCTTGCTAAAGCGGTGGCTACGGAGGCAGACGGCACCTTTCTCAGTGTCAGTAGCTCCGACTTGCTCTCTCGCTGGCTCGGTGACTCGGAGAAACTCGTGCGCAATCTTTTCGAGCTGGCTCGCGAGGCGTACAAGGCAGAGGGGAAGCCTTCTATCATCTTCGTGGATGAGATCGACTCTCTCGTCTCGGCGCGCTCCGACAGCGAGAACGATGCGTCACGGCGTGTCAAGACGGAGTTCCTTGTGCAGATGCAGAGCGTAGGCTACGATGACGAAGGTGTGCTCGTTCTGGCTGCCACCAATATTCCGTGGTCACTTGATAGCGCTATCCGGCGTCGTTTCGAGCGCCGTATTTACATTCCGCTGCCGGAATTCCAGGCACGTGTACAGATGTTCAAAATCCACATAGGCGATACCCCCAACACACTCGACGACGAGGACTGGCTGGACCTTGGGAGGCGGACAGATATGTACTCGGGTAGCGATATCGAGAACCTCGTGAGGAACGCTCTGATGGAGTGCATCCGAACGCTGCAGGTAGCGACACACTTCAAGCGCGTCGTCGGCCCTGACCCACATGACCCCACGCACACGGTGAATAACCGTTTGGTGCCGTGCTCTCCTGGCGATCCGGACGCGTTCCCGATGTCGGCGGTGGAGATTACGGAGCCCGAGTTGCTCATGCCGATGCCGGTGACCAAGGAGGACTTCATCAAGGCACTGCGCACTAGCAAACCCTCCGTGAACGACGAGGATATTGAGCGCCACATCAAGTTCACCGCCGACTTTGGCCAGGAGGGCTAA
- a CDS encoding ATP-dependent phosphofructokinase — METRSHINTKMVPSYHPPLSKVTAADLTVERLPGCKYMNPSKKHILREEYRDKVEHIMYDPRPQEDLDSEYPVSCNKLVCELAAARKHLHFNPSETSIGIVTCGGICPGLNDVIRSITLAGIIAYRVKRVVGFRYGYWGLSKEGSKTAIELSRTDVRQIHRFGGTILGSSRGPQSSEEMVDTLVRMKIKILFTVGGDGTQRGALKIYEEAKRRGENISVFGVPKTIDNDLAFSHRTFGFQTAVEQATNAVRAAYAEAVSLNYGVGIVKLMGRESGFIAAQTAVASAQANICLIPENPLPKETVMRLIERRFQQSRNCVIIVAEGFGQDWETGVGGHDASGNKKLIDIGFILKKEVESWLRANKEKYPQGTVKYIDPSYMIRACAPSSNDALFCTTLATLAVHEAMAGATGCIIALRYNNYILVPIKAATSVRRVVSLRGALWRQVREITVGLSDNVQQWNEQDLRRHLESLNVERERIIARLASKV, encoded by the coding sequence ATGGAGACACGCAGCCACATCAACACCAAAATGGTGCCGTCGTACCATCCGCCGCTGTCCAAGGTGACTGCCGCCGACCTGACGGTGGAGCGCCTGCCCGGCTGCAAGTACATGAACCCCTCTAAGAAGCACATTCTCCGTGAGGAGTACCGCGACAAGGTGGAGCACATTATGTACGACCCCCGTCCGCAGGAGGACCTGGACTCCGAGTACCCGGTGTCGTGCAACAAGCTGGTGTGCGAGTTGGCTGCTGCCCGCAAGCACCTCCACTTCAACCCGTCCGAGACCTCTATCGGCATCGTGACCTGCGGCGGCATCTGTCCTGGTCTAAACGATGTCATTCGCTCCATCACGCTGGCTGGCATCATAGCCTACCGCGTCAAGCGCGTTGTCGGTTTCCGCTACGGTTACTGGGGTCTGTCGAAAGAGGGCAGCAAGACCGCCATAGAGCTCTCCCGCACGGATGTGCGCCAGATCCACCGCTTCGGCGGCACGATTTTGGGTAGCTCTCGCGGCCCGCAGAGCTCGGAGGAGATGGTCGACACACTTGTGCGTATGAAGATCAAAATCCTTTTCACCGTTGGCGGTGATGGCACGCAGCGCGGTGCTCTGAAAATCtacgaggaggcgaagcgccgTGGCGAGAACATCTCCGTCTTCGGTGTGCCCAAGACGATCGATAACGATCTTGCCTTCTCCCACCGCACCTTTGGCTTCCAGACTGCCGTCGAGCAGGCCACGAACGCCGTGCGCGCCGCCTACGCTGAGGCCGTATCGCTCAACTACGGTGTGGGTATTGTGAAGCTAATGGGCCGTGAGAGCGGCTTCATTGCTGCCCAGACGGCTGTGGCCAGCGCGCAGGCGAATATTTGTCTCATTCCTGAGAACCCGCTGCCGAAAGAGACGGTGATGCGCCTGATTGAGCGCCGCTTTCAGCAGTCGCGCAACTGCGTCATCATCGTTGCTGAGGGCTTTGGCCAGGACTGGGAAACTGGAGTGGGCGGCCATGATGCCTCCGGGAACAAGAAGCTTATTGATATCGGCTTCATCCTgaagaaggaggtggagTCCTGGCTGCGCGCGAACAAGGAAAAGTACCCCCAGGGCACTGTCAAGTACATTGACCCGTCTTATATGATCCGCGCCTGCGCGCCGTCATCCAACGATGCTCTCTTCTGCACCACCCTGGCCACTCTTGCCGTGCACGAGGCTATGGCCGGTGCAACTGGCTGCATCATCGCACTCCGCTACAACAACTACATTCTTGTGCCTATCAAGGCGGCCACATCggtgcgccgcgtcgtcAGCCTTCGTGGAGCTCTCTGGCGGCAGGTGCGTGAGATCACTGTGGGGTTGAGTGACAACGTGCAACAGTGGAACGAGCAGgacctgcgccgccacctggaGTCGCTAAACGTGGAGCGCGAGCGCATTATTGCGCGCCTGGCGTCTAAGGTGTGA